One segment of Castanea sativa cultivar Marrone di Chiusa Pesio chromosome 3, ASM4071231v1 DNA contains the following:
- the LOC142628428 gene encoding cell wall / vacuolar inhibitor of fructosidase 2-like, protein MVNQGPISLPLTVLSVLIPFFLMNSCVATSEEKGTALIRKTCNHTMYEKICISIFESDPRSFKANYTGLLRIGIELSVSLTNDTLSYISKVFDNTSKTSNHTLWLKMQDCHDNYDFAVFEISQATDLFDKGLYRDASTKVGFANEAAFLCRKSGVLQFVERNKKVDKFTYDIMLLLYPNPPK, encoded by the coding sequence ATGGTAAATCAAGGTCCCATTTCACTCCCCCTTACTGTCCTTTCCGTTCTTATTCCTTTCTTTCTAATGAATTCCTGTGTTGCTACATCAGAAGAGAAGGGAACCGCTTTGATCAGAAAAACTTGTAATCATACTATGTATGAGAAAATTTGCATATCGATCTTTGAGTCAGATCCACGAAGCTTCAAAGCCAATTACACTGGCCTTCTCAGGATTGGCATAGAGTTGTCCGTGAGTTTAACAAATGACACACTTTCATACATATCTAAGGTGTTTGACAACACTAGCAAGACTAGTAACCATACATTGTGGTTGAAGATGCAGGATTGTCATGATAATTACGACTTTGCGGTCTTTGAAATCTCTCAAGCTACCGATCTCTTCGATAAAGGGTTATATCGTGATGCATCCACGAAAGTTGGTTTTGCCAATGAAGCCGCCTTTCTCTGTCGTAAAAGTGGCGTGCTACAATTTGTTGAAAGAAATAAGAAGGTTGATAAATTCACTTACGACATAATGTTGCTTTTGTATCCCAATCCTCCTAAGTGA